The sequence below is a genomic window from Pirellulales bacterium.
TCCCTGCATCCCCAGGTGCCCCCCGGCCATGGCTACCTCGATCGCTCCTTCCGCTACGTCTCCCTCCGCGCCGGTTCCTGCGAAGCCCCCGACCAGCGCCGCGCGAGGCAGCTCGGTCCGCACGCAGCCCAACGAGCGGCTGTTGTCGCTCGACGCGTACCGTGGATTCATCATGGTGGCGCTGGCGTCGGGCGGGTTCGGAATCTGGGAGGTGGCCCGCAAGCATTTTCCCGATGATCCCACCTGGCAAACGCTGGGCTATCACTTTCATCACGTGAAATGGCTGGGCTGCGCGTTCTGGGACTTGATCCAGCCGTCGTTCATGTTTATGGTCGGCGTGGCGATGGCCTATTCGTATGCCGCACGCCAGTCGCATGGCCAACCGTATTGGAAGATGTTGCTACACGCCATCACACGTTCCATCGTGCTGGTGCTGTTGGGCGTGTTTCTGCGCTCGGGCAGTGGCACGCAAACCAATTGGACGTTCATGGACGTCGTATCGCAGATCGGGTTGGGCTACACGTTCTTGTTTTTGCTGTGGGGCAAGCCTCGGTTGTGGCAAGGCATTGCCGCGGCCGTGATTCTCGTCGGCTATTGGGCGCTTTTCGCCGCGTACCCGCTGCCGCCTGAGGATTTCGATTACGCGTCGGTCGGCGTATCGGCTGATTGGCAGCATCTGGAAGGCTTTTCAAAGCACTGGGACAAGGGAACCAACCCCGCCGCGCGATTCGACACCTGGTTCCTGAACCTCTTCCCGCGTGCCAAGCCGTTCGCGTATGAGTCATCGGGCTATCCGACGCTGAACTTCATCCCCTCGCTGGCCACGATGATCTTCGGCCTGATGGCGGGCGAGTATCTACGCGGCCCACAGCGCCGCTGGGTGAAGTTCCTCACGCTGGCCGGCCTGGGCGGCGCGGCACTCGGAATCGGCTGGGGGTTGGAATTGGCCGGCATCTGCCCGGTCGTCAAAATTATCTGGACGCCCAGTTGGGCCATCTTCAGCACCGGCTGGACGCTGTTGATGCTGGCTGGCTTCTACGGTGTGATCGACGTTCTCGGCCTGCGGCGATGGAGCTCTCCGCTGTTGGTCGTCGGCATGAACTCGATCCTGATCTACGTCATGGAAAGCATGCTCAGCGGCTGGTTTAACACGCGGCTCAAAATCCATTTCGGCCAGGATCTATATCCGCGTGTTGCCAACGCCTTGCATCTCGGCGAGGCCTACGTGCCCATCGTCGAGCACGTGTTGGTCCTCTTGGCGATGTGGCTGGTCTGCTATTGGCTCTATCGCCAAAAGATCTTCGTGCGCATCTGAACGCTACGCGGACGACGACGTTTTTTAAAGAACGCCACGCGTCCTCTACTCGCCTGGCACCCACAGCGCAGACTTCTTGCCCGGCCCCGCGTCGCTTTCGGGAGTCCAGATCTTGCCCGGTTCGGCGGCCGCCCCCGGCACCACCAGCGGGGACGCACCTTGCTGAGGCGGCCGCACCGGCCGACCATCGGGCGTGACCAGTCCGGCCTCGACCAGGATCTGCAACAGTGCCTGCGCCACGCCCGGCTCGCGTGAATGTTCCTTTTGAATGTGCGCCAGCACGCGGCTGAATTCCTGCGGTTCGCCCCGTTCCAGTCGTAGCGACAATTCGTCGATGTCCCACATGGCCGTCGACTGTTTGGCCTCGTCGGCTGCCGCGCGCGCCTTGTCGAGATAAGTAAGCGATTGGCTGGTGTCGTCTTCCAGCCTCGCGAGCAAGCCGTAGACTTGCGATGTGTTGGCCTTCAAAGACTCGCGTGCAAGAATCGCGTGTGCGATCTTGCGCGTGGCCAGTTGTGCGGCCGCGAATCGCGCCCGATTGAATCCCGCTACCAGCACCTGATCTGGCGCCTTCTCCCACTCCACGTGGTGCAGGCGGGCCAGCGGTACATCATCGACCGACGTCTTCGTCGGGTCGATTGCTTCGGCCTCGGGCAATCCCAACCGCCGGCGCAATTCACCGAACGCGTCGCCGATCGATGCTTCCTGGAACGAAAGCTCCAGCACCAGAATCGCGGCCAGCAGCGCGATCTGCTTGCCCGGGTCTTGCGCGGCTTGCGCGGGCGTTTGACCGCCGAGCACCGCGGCCGCCGTCTGCGTCCATCGATCGAGGATCGCCTCGCGACGCTGAGCCACTAGCAGCTTGTGAACCTCATCAACGGGCGTATCCTCGGGCAGCCGCCAGTTCCAGCTCAGCGACCATTGCGTGGCGGGAATCTCGCCCCGCTTCTCTTCGGCGCCGGCCGGGCCAAGTTGCCCGCCCCACAGCTCCGTGACGACTTCACGCAGCGGAGCGACGTTCGGCTGTGCCACGGTCACTTCCAACCGCGCTTCGCGATCGGTCTGTCGACCAAAAATCAGCACATGTCCGAGCACATTCGGTACATCTTCACGCTTCAAACCGGCGCCCGTGCCCGGCGCGGGGCGATCGAGCACCACGAACGACCGGTGCGGCGGCACCTCGTTGCGCTCTGTCCATGATGCGGTGTTCACCGGCATCACGGCCAAACGCCGATCGGTCAGCCGAGTGTCCAGCCCCTCGACGTCCGTGATCGGATAATTGATCGAGAACAAGTCGATCCCCTGCCCTGTCGTCGCCGGATCGATCAGTTGGGCGAGCGCTTCGGCCTCGACCCGATCGTCGCGCGGAACGTCGAGCGACGCCAGCTTGCGCAGCGCTTCGACCGCGCCGCCGTCGTCGGCCAGCCACTGCCGCAGGATCGCCAGGTTGTGCCAGAGCGCGGGAGAATCGCCGGCGCTCGCGGCCAAGGCCGTCAGCTTGTCGGCCGCCACGCGCCACGAACCACGCTGCGCAGGCTGTAGCGCCTCGTCGAACTTCGCCCGCCAGCTTGCGCTCTCCGGCGCCGGCAAAAAATCGGGCTCTTCCTTGAACAGCAGCGGCACCTGCGGCGAACCATTTAGCCGCATGATCAGCCCCAATGTCCGCTCGTCCTGCGGCAGCAGGTGCGCGAGCACCAGCAGATGCCCCAGGGCCGACGGAATTTCGTCCATCGTCACCAGCGCCTCGGCAATACTGGCGATCACGTCGACCACCGTGGCGGGCATTGGCGTCGGACTGCTCGAAATCGCCAATTGCAGGGTTTCGATCGCCCTCCGCAGCTCTCCCTCACCCAGCGTCACCAAGGCTGATTCGGCCAACGCCACCGGATTGGTCGAGGCATTGGCTAGCACACCATCGATCACCTTTTTCGCCTCGTCTTGCCGCCCCATACCCAGCAGTAGCAGAGCCTGCGACGTCATCAGGCAGGCTCGGCCGGGATACTTCGATTGCAGTTTCTCGATATGTTCCAGGCAGGCGAGTCGCTGGTCCCCTTCGAGCATCCGCTGGATTTTTTCCAGCTCGCCAACGAGGTCTGCGCAGCAGAATTTCAGCTTCTTGCCCGTTCCGGCCGGACAAGGGGAATAAGGATCAAGCGGCATGGCTTTCGGTCCGTCTGTAACGAATGGGCAAGGCCCGGCGGAACGATTTTCCGCAGGCAAAAGTGCCTTGAT
It includes:
- a CDS encoding DUF5009 domain-containing protein, with protein sequence MATSIAPSATSPSAPVPAKPPTSAARGSSVRTQPNERLLSLDAYRGFIMVALASGGFGIWEVARKHFPDDPTWQTLGYHFHHVKWLGCAFWDLIQPSFMFMVGVAMAYSYAARQSHGQPYWKMLLHAITRSIVLVLLGVFLRSGSGTQTNWTFMDVVSQIGLGYTFLFLLWGKPRLWQGIAAAVILVGYWALFAAYPLPPEDFDYASVGVSADWQHLEGFSKHWDKGTNPAARFDTWFLNLFPRAKPFAYESSGYPTLNFIPSLATMIFGLMAGEYLRGPQRRWVKFLTLAGLGGAALGIGWGLELAGICPVVKIIWTPSWAIFSTGWTLLMLAGFYGVIDVLGLRRWSSPLLVVGMNSILIYVMESMLSGWFNTRLKIHFGQDLYPRVANALHLGEAYVPIVEHVLVLLAMWLVCYWLYRQKIFVRI